In Bacillota bacterium, the following proteins share a genomic window:
- the ccmA gene encoding heme ABC exporter ATP-binding protein CcmA gives MNQPGRPSAAAAIVAAGVDKRIGPKLILKDIDLTVERGRFLTILGPNGAGKTTLLRILTGLLRPTSGRVMVDGQDLAEAPAELRRRFGVISHHSYLYDTLTARENLFFYGRLYDVPGLDRRIDEVLAEVGLELFFNEPVRTFSRGMIQRLAIARAIIHRPTFLFLDEPYTGLDPQASETLSSVLAGLRHDERTIVMITHQFDQGLAMADRVVVLVDGRIALDEAASDLSLDELNRRYRLAAGAGGDRS, from the coding sequence ATGAACCAGCCAGGACGGCCATCGGCGGCCGCGGCCATCGTCGCCGCGGGGGTCGATAAGCGCATCGGGCCGAAGCTCATCCTGAAGGACATCGACCTGACCGTCGAACGCGGCCGCTTCCTGACCATCCTCGGGCCGAACGGGGCCGGCAAGACGACCTTGCTCCGCATCCTGACCGGGCTGCTGCGGCCGACGTCGGGTCGGGTGATGGTCGACGGCCAGGACCTCGCCGAGGCCCCGGCCGAACTGCGCCGCCGTTTCGGCGTCATTTCCCACCACAGCTACCTCTACGACACCCTGACCGCCCGGGAGAACCTCTTCTTCTACGGGCGGCTTTACGATGTCCCCGGACTCGACCGCCGCATCGACGAGGTCCTCGCCGAGGTCGGCTTGGAGCTCTTCTTCAACGAGCCGGTCCGGACGTTCTCGCGGGGGATGATCCAGCGATTGGCCATCGCCCGGGCGATCATCCACCGGCCGACCTTCCTCTTCCTGGACGAGCCGTACACCGGCCTCGACCCGCAGGCCTCGGAGACCCTGTCGTCGGTCCTCGCCGGCCTCCGCCACGACGAACGAACCATCGTCATGATCACCCACCAGTTCGACCAGGGGTTGGCCATGGCCGACCGGGTGGTGGTCCTGGTCGACGGGCGAATCGCCCTCGACGAGGCGGCCTCCGACCTCAGCCTCGACGAACTCAACCGACGCTACCGCCTGGCCGCCGGGGCCGGGGGTGACCGCTCATGA
- the ccsA gene encoding cytochrome c biogenesis protein CcsA translates to MPQEKPAARPAPRLATGRGGLGSLAIITFILIAVAQYMIFMYVPNDATLGLIQRIFYFHVASAWNALLAFTVVFGASLAYLAKGERRWDALALSAAEIGVLFTTLVLITGPIWGKVSWNQWWTWDPRLTTTLILWFIYLAYLLVRMAADEPEKRARFAAVFGIIGFVDVPIVFFSIRWWRTIHPIVISWQGAAMEPSMLRTMIVSFVAFSFLFLYLLVNRLRVEVMQDEVAQLKERLQ, encoded by the coding sequence ATGCCTCAGGAGAAACCGGCCGCTAGGCCGGCTCCGCGGTTGGCCACCGGCCGCGGGGGGCTCGGCTCACTGGCCATTATCACCTTCATCCTCATCGCCGTGGCCCAGTACATGATCTTCATGTACGTGCCGAACGACGCCACCCTCGGACTGATCCAGCGCATCTTCTACTTCCACGTCGCCTCGGCCTGGAACGCCCTGCTGGCCTTCACCGTGGTCTTCGGGGCCAGCCTGGCCTACCTGGCCAAGGGCGAGCGGCGCTGGGACGCCCTGGCTCTCTCGGCGGCCGAGATCGGCGTGCTCTTCACGACCCTGGTCCTGATCACTGGGCCCATCTGGGGCAAGGTTTCCTGGAACCAGTGGTGGACCTGGGACCCGCGGCTGACCACGACCCTCATCCTCTGGTTCATCTACCTGGCCTACCTGCTGGTCCGGATGGCGGCCGACGAGCCCGAGAAGAGGGCCCGCTTCGCCGCCGTCTTCGGGATCATCGGGTTCGTCGACGTCCCCATCGTCTTCTTCTCCATCCGTTGGTGGCGGACCATCCACCCGATCGTCATCAGTTGGCAGGGGGCGGCCATGGAGCCTTCGATGCTGCGGACGATGATCGTCAGCTTCGTCGCCTTCAGCTTCCTCTTCCTCTACCTCCTGGTCAACCGCCTGCGGGTCGAGGTCATGCAGGACGAGGTGGCTCAGCTCAAGGAGCGCTTACAGTAG
- the trpD gene encoding anthranilate phosphoribosyltransferase, with amino-acid sequence METLMRSLIIEVAEGHDLGEPQAEAAMNLMMSGQATPVQVAAFLMALRMKGETVEEITACARVMRAKATSIVHTRPMAVDTCGTGGDGANTFNISTTAAFVVAGAGVPVAKHGNRAASSLTGSADVLEALGVNLSLTPAGVGRCIDEVGIGFMFAPALHTSMKYVAPVRREMGLRTIFNLLGPLTNPAGVQAQVAGVFDPDMVEPLARVLGNLGCRHALAVHGLDGLDEISISGPTVVGEMVDGVVRTYQVAPGDVGLPLAPLESIRGGDRDENARITQEVLAGGRGPRRDVVLFNAAAALVAAGKAQGLKDGVALAEESIDSGSAQAALNGLRRLSNELAAGELS; translated from the coding sequence ATGGAGACGCTCATGAGATCCCTGATCATCGAGGTGGCCGAAGGTCACGACCTGGGTGAGCCGCAGGCCGAGGCGGCGATGAACCTGATGATGAGCGGGCAGGCGACGCCGGTCCAGGTGGCCGCCTTCCTGATGGCGCTGCGGATGAAGGGCGAGACGGTGGAGGAGATCACCGCCTGCGCCCGAGTGATGAGAGCCAAGGCCACGAGCATCGTCCACACCCGGCCGATGGCCGTGGATACCTGCGGCACCGGCGGAGACGGGGCGAACACCTTCAACATCAGCACGACGGCGGCCTTCGTGGTGGCCGGGGCGGGGGTGCCGGTGGCCAAGCACGGCAACCGGGCCGCCTCGAGTCTCACCGGTTCAGCCGACGTCCTCGAGGCCCTGGGGGTCAACCTCTCCCTGACGCCGGCCGGCGTCGGCCGGTGCATCGACGAGGTCGGCATCGGGTTCATGTTTGCCCCGGCCCTGCACACCAGCATGAAGTACGTCGCCCCGGTCCGTCGGGAGATGGGGCTGCGGACGATCTTCAACCTGCTCGGCCCGCTGACCAACCCGGCCGGAGTCCAGGCTCAGGTGGCGGGGGTGTTCGATCCCGACATGGTCGAGCCGCTGGCCCGGGTCTTGGGCAACCTCGGTTGCCGCCACGCCCTCGCCGTCCACGGCCTCGACGGCCTGGACGAGATCTCCATCTCCGGCCCGACGGTGGTCGGCGAGATGGTGGACGGTGTGGTCCGGACCTATCAGGTCGCCCCGGGGGACGTGGGGCTGCCCCTGGCCCCTCTGGAATCGATCCGGGGAGGGGACCGGGATGAGAACGCCCGGATCACCCAGGAGGTCCTGGCCGGGGGGCGGGGCCCCCGGAGGGACGTTGTCCTGTTCAACGCCGCGGCCGCCCTGGTGGCCGCGGGCAAGGCGCAGGGCCTCAAGGACGGGGTCGCCTTGGCCGAGGAATCCATCGACAGCGGCTCGGCCCAAGCCGCTCTGAACGGGTTGAGACGGCTCAGCAACGAGCTGGCGGCGGGTGAGCTGAGTTGA
- a CDS encoding aminodeoxychorismate/anthranilate synthase component II, whose protein sequence is MILVIDNYDSFTFNLVQYLGELGAELKVVRNDRTTVEAIRAMAPERIVISPGPGTPAEAGVSLAAIREMGPSTPILGVCLGHQAIGQAYGGTVCRAPYLMHGKVSRIRHNGNGLFAGLPNPLTATRYHSLIVRREGLPAELEPTAETEDGLLMGVRHRRYPVFGVQFHPESILTEGGKQLLRNFLATPSPGGPS, encoded by the coding sequence ATGATCCTGGTCATCGACAACTACGACTCCTTCACCTTCAACCTGGTCCAATACCTCGGCGAACTGGGGGCCGAGCTGAAGGTGGTCCGCAACGACCGGACGACGGTGGAGGCCATCCGGGCGATGGCCCCGGAGCGGATCGTCATCAGCCCGGGACCGGGCACCCCGGCGGAGGCCGGGGTCTCCCTGGCGGCCATCCGAGAGATGGGGCCGAGCACGCCGATCCTTGGGGTCTGCCTTGGGCACCAGGCTATCGGCCAGGCGTATGGGGGCACGGTCTGCCGGGCGCCTTACCTGATGCACGGCAAGGTCAGCCGCATCAGGCACAACGGAAACGGCCTCTTCGCCGGGTTGCCCAACCCGCTGACGGCCACCCGCTATCACTCCCTGATCGTCCGCCGGGAGGGCCTACCGGCCGAACTCGAGCCCACCGCCGAGACCGAGGATGGATTGCTGATGGGAGTGAGACATCGCCGCTACCCGGTGTTCGGAGTCCAGTTCCACCCCGAGTCCATTCTGACCGAGGGCGGCAAGCAGTTGCTTCGGAATTTCCTGGCCACGCCGAGCCCCGGCGGGCCGAGCTAG
- the trpC gene encoding indole-3-glycerol phosphate synthase TrpC: MLDEILATKTVEVAASRTIRPIAEWRAAALDGPAPRGFLKALAASEGVQVIGEIKRASPSRGLIRPDFEPAAIARAYEAAGAACISVLTDRRYFRGELGYLSAVRAATGLPLLRKDFIIDEVQVYEARAAGADGLLLIVAAFSGPSAGERSPDDLARLVDLARSVGLDVLVEAHTAEELELALGTGAALVGINNRDLATFVTDLEVTLRLAPGVPSTKTVVSESGIRTPDDVRRVAAAGVKAVLVGEALMAGADPGATLRWLRGGRTDVG, translated from the coding sequence ATCCTGGATGAGATTCTGGCGACGAAGACGGTCGAGGTGGCGGCTTCCCGCACCATCCGGCCCATCGCGGAATGGCGCGCGGCGGCGCTCGACGGGCCGGCGCCCCGGGGGTTCCTCAAAGCCCTCGCGGCCTCCGAGGGGGTCCAGGTCATCGGGGAGATCAAGCGGGCCAGCCCATCCAGAGGGTTGATCCGCCCCGACTTCGAACCGGCGGCCATCGCCCGGGCCTACGAAGCCGCCGGGGCGGCCTGCATCTCGGTGCTCACCGACCGCCGTTATTTCCGGGGCGAGCTGGGCTACCTTTCGGCCGTCCGGGCCGCCACCGGCCTGCCGCTCCTCCGCAAGGACTTCATCATCGACGAGGTCCAGGTCTATGAAGCTCGGGCGGCGGGCGCCGACGGCCTCCTCCTGATCGTCGCCGCCTTCTCGGGCCCCTCTGCCGGGGAGCGGAGCCCCGACGACCTGGCCCGCCTGGTCGACCTGGCCCGGTCGGTCGGCCTTGACGTGCTGGTGGAGGCCCATACCGCCGAGGAACTCGAGTTGGCCCTGGGCACCGGGGCGGCCCTGGTCGGGATCAACAACCGTGACCTGGCCACCTTCGTGACCGACCTGGAGGTGACCCTCCGGCTGGCCCCGGGGGTGCCGTCGACGAAGACGGTGGTCAGCGAGTCGGGGATTCGGACCCCTGACGACGTCAGGCGGGTAGCCGCCGCCGGGGTCAAGGCGGTCCTCGTGGGCGAAGCGCTGATGGCCGGGGCGGACCCTGGGGCCACCCTCCGTTGGCTGCGCGGAGGACGAACCGATGTGGGTTAA
- a CDS encoding phosphoribosylanthranilate isomerase encodes MWVKVCGLRTEEAVLAAVGAGADAVGFVFAAGRRQVSPDNAQRMIAGLPEAVGKVGVFVDASAAEVWAMAARVGLTHVQLHGAEPPEILEQLSLPVIKAFRVKDRADLRRLPLYRAAAGLLLDPFVPGEPGGTGRRLDLSLFRRAEASLRAAGVDLSEPDEPLTPGHPKLILAGGLDPENVGAAIAEGRPGGVDVSSGVETGGSKDIVKIRKFIEMVKGGRR; translated from the coding sequence ATGTGGGTTAAGGTCTGCGGCCTGCGCACCGAAGAAGCCGTCCTGGCCGCGGTCGGGGCCGGCGCCGACGCGGTGGGCTTCGTCTTCGCGGCCGGCCGGCGGCAGGTCTCACCGGATAATGCCCAAAGGATGATCGCGGGCCTGCCCGAGGCGGTCGGCAAGGTGGGGGTCTTCGTGGACGCTTCGGCGGCCGAGGTCTGGGCGATGGCGGCCAGGGTCGGGCTGACCCACGTCCAATTGCACGGGGCCGAACCACCCGAGATCTTGGAGCAACTGAGCCTTCCAGTGATCAAGGCCTTCCGGGTCAAGGACCGGGCCGACCTGCGAAGGTTGCCTCTCTACCGGGCGGCCGCCGGGCTGCTCCTCGATCCGTTCGTCCCGGGGGAACCGGGGGGCACCGGGCGTCGCCTCGACCTGTCGCTCTTTCGCCGGGCCGAGGCGAGCCTGAGGGCCGCCGGCGTCGACCTGTCCGAGCCGGATGAGCCGCTGACCCCCGGACATCCCAAGCTAATCCTGGCCGGGGGGTTGGACCCCGAAAACGTCGGGGCGGCCATCGCCGAAGGGCGGCCGGGCGGGGTCGATGTCTCCAGCGGCGTGGAGACCGGCGGAAGCAAGGACATCGTCAAGATCAGGAAGTTCATCGAGATGGTCAAGGGGGGACGGAGATGA
- the trpE gene encoding anthranilate synthase component I — translation MCQPGLESYLALTKEYSLIPVYREVLADLETPISVYLKLCQGEKGAFLLESVEGGEKVAAYSFLGCRPLLTLANRGGISWIAEGEAARQCRLDRPGVDRRKGPGVLTGDPLSHLRQLVGRFKAFRPAELPRFSGGPVGYLGYDAVRYYEELPGVPADDLGLPESFFMVTELVVAFNHRKHKLVLIVNSIPGDHPATAYEQASALLEWAVDRLRRPVPTGTGVSLGRRRPLSVEANLTRPEFEASVRRAKEHILAGDIFQVVLSQRLTARVDAQPLDIYRLLRTVNPSPYMFYITIGDLKIIGASPEMLVRVENGTVNLRPIAGTRPRGATEAEDLSLEADLLADEKERAEHVMLVDLGRNDLGRVCEFGTVTVKEMMRVERYSHVMHIVSDLEGRLRPDADAFAALTACFPAGTLSGAPKVRAMQIIDTLEPTKRGVYGGAIGYFSWDGAMDTCIAIRTIVMQGDQVHIQAGAGIVADSDPTLEYQESLNKARALLQSLEMVGEGLA, via the coding sequence ATGTGCCAGCCGGGCCTGGAGAGCTATCTGGCCTTGACCAAGGAATACTCCCTGATCCCGGTCTACCGGGAGGTCCTGGCCGACCTGGAGACCCCGATTTCGGTCTACCTCAAGCTGTGTCAGGGGGAAAAAGGCGCCTTCCTGCTCGAGTCGGTCGAAGGCGGCGAGAAGGTGGCCGCTTACTCATTCCTGGGCTGCCGTCCCCTGCTCACGCTGGCCAACCGCGGCGGGATCAGCTGGATCGCCGAGGGCGAGGCCGCCAGGCAATGCCGGCTCGACCGACCGGGCGTTGACCGGAGAAAAGGGCCAGGGGTCCTTACCGGTGACCCCCTGAGCCACCTCAGACAACTGGTCGGCCGGTTCAAGGCCTTCCGACCGGCCGAGCTCCCCCGTTTTTCCGGCGGCCCCGTGGGCTATCTGGGCTACGATGCGGTCCGCTACTATGAAGAGTTGCCTGGAGTCCCCGCCGATGACCTCGGCCTGCCGGAATCGTTCTTCATGGTCACCGAGCTGGTCGTCGCCTTCAATCATCGGAAGCACAAGCTGGTCCTGATCGTCAACTCGATCCCCGGCGACCACCCGGCGACCGCCTACGAACAGGCGTCGGCCCTGCTCGAATGGGCCGTTGATCGGCTGAGGCGGCCCGTGCCGACCGGCACCGGGGTGTCACTGGGGCGGAGAAGGCCGCTTTCGGTGGAGGCCAACCTGACCCGGCCGGAATTCGAAGCGTCGGTGCGGCGGGCGAAGGAGCACATTCTGGCCGGCGACATCTTTCAGGTCGTCCTCTCCCAGCGCCTGACGGCCCGGGTGGACGCCCAGCCGTTGGACATCTACCGGCTGCTGCGGACGGTCAATCCCTCGCCTTACATGTTCTACATCACCATCGGCGACCTGAAGATCATTGGGGCATCCCCCGAGATGCTGGTTCGGGTGGAGAACGGAACGGTCAACCTCCGGCCGATTGCCGGGACCCGGCCACGCGGCGCGACCGAGGCCGAGGACCTGTCCCTCGAGGCCGACCTGCTGGCCGACGAGAAGGAGCGGGCCGAGCACGTCATGCTGGTTGACCTGGGGCGGAACGATCTGGGGCGGGTGTGCGAGTTCGGAACGGTCACCGTCAAGGAGATGATGAGGGTCGAGCGGTATAGCCACGTGATGCACATCGTCAGCGACCTCGAGGGGCGCTTGCGGCCCGATGCCGACGCCTTTGCCGCGTTGACGGCCTGCTTCCCGGCGGGGACCCTGTCCGGGGCGCCAAAGGTCCGGGCCATGCAGATCATCGACACCCTCGAGCCCACCAAGCGCGGTGTCTATGGGGGAGCCATCGGCTACTTCTCCTGGGATGGGGCGATGGACACCTGCATCGCCATTCGAACCATCGTCATGCAAGGTGATCAGGTCCATATCCAAGCGGGGGCCGGCATCGTCGCCGACAGCGACCCGACCCTGGAGTACCAGGAGTCGCTGAACAAGGCCCGGGCCCTGCTCCAGTCGTTGGAGATGGTCGGGGAGGGGTTGGCATGA
- a CDS encoding cytochrome c maturation protein CcmE — MTKRARIAIGVAVVFVALGYLVFTGISRSATYYVTVSELRAKGAAMVDRPVRVTGKLDGSSVKWDSSQILLTFDLSDGQNRMTATYHGVKPDGMDDGRDIVVEGKLDQKGAFEVKNILVKCPSKYESKPATGG; from the coding sequence ATGACCAAACGCGCTCGAATTGCCATCGGTGTGGCCGTCGTCTTTGTCGCCCTGGGGTATCTCGTCTTTACCGGGATCTCCCGCTCTGCCACTTACTACGTAACGGTCAGCGAGCTCCGCGCCAAGGGCGCCGCGATGGTCGACCGGCCCGTCCGGGTCACGGGCAAATTGGACGGGTCGTCGGTGAAATGGGACTCCAGCCAGATCCTTTTGACCTTCGACCTGTCCGACGGCCAGAACCGGATGACCGCCACCTATCACGGGGTCAAGCCTGACGGCATGGACGACGGCCGAGACATCGTCGTCGAGGGGAAGCTCGACCAGAAGGGCGCCTTCGAGGTCAAGAACATCCTCGTCAAGTGCCCGTCCAAGTACGAATCCAAGCCGGCTACGGGAGGCTGA
- a CDS encoding cytochrome c-type biogenesis CcmF C-terminal domain-containing protein — protein MAELGSAAIIIGLIVAVYSVIALAIGAAADNPRVVGSGRGGVLATVLATSTASLSLLYLLVKGDFSVAYVADYSSLTLPWFYRISAFWAGQAGSLLLWLWLLSIYAAVVGSARSAKEPSRALLAPRVAAILQSISVFFFILLIAVAKPFAKGATVPTDGAGLNPLLENPGMVIHPVATYLGYVGFAVPFAFAVAALTLGSRPGAAAARAAWVKLTRKWTLSAWLFLSIGILTGMQWAYVELGWGGYWAWDPVENASLIPWLTGTALIHSVMMQERKGLFKFWNLSLVTVTFLLTIFGTYLTRSDVLSSVHAFGDRQMGYYFLGFLLLTVVFSVALVAARRREMVDDRPVEAYISKETSFLANNVLLAGTAFVVFWGTIFPVITRNLFGREVAVGPDFYNRLSPPLGLAIVVLAGLCPLLAWRRASLKSFRDNFLVPLVAALAFIGVALILRLRPVGAILAFAGGLFVAVTVVLEFVKGTAVRVRSHGENPLAAFIRLTTRNRRRHGGYLVHLAVAAIIIGITGSSASSIYKAEATQTLTPGQSLTVAGYTVTFKQLQMREAPNHPGVVQVYADTTVAKGGRQLGNLEPMKLFYPNREEPGTDVAILGGLGRDVYVILAGWDENTGAASLKVMVNPLVAWIWVGGYLLIFGAVFALWPQARGVEVAEYEALRRRAVGRARTGAGAAAATAPFGGDGR, from the coding sequence ATGGCTGAACTGGGCAGCGCGGCCATCATCATCGGCTTGATCGTCGCCGTCTACTCGGTCATCGCCCTGGCCATCGGCGCGGCCGCCGACAACCCCCGGGTGGTCGGGAGCGGTCGTGGCGGTGTCCTGGCCACCGTCCTGGCGACCTCGACGGCCTCTTTATCCCTCCTATACTTGTTGGTCAAGGGCGACTTTTCGGTGGCCTATGTGGCCGACTACTCCAGCCTCACCCTGCCCTGGTTCTACCGGATCTCCGCCTTTTGGGCCGGTCAGGCCGGGTCGCTCCTGCTCTGGTTGTGGCTGCTGAGCATCTATGCGGCCGTGGTCGGGTCGGCGCGTTCAGCCAAGGAGCCTTCGCGCGCCCTGCTCGCGCCCAGGGTGGCGGCCATCCTCCAGTCGATCTCGGTCTTCTTCTTCATCCTCCTCATCGCCGTGGCCAAGCCCTTCGCCAAGGGGGCCACCGTCCCAACCGACGGGGCCGGGCTCAATCCACTCCTCGAGAACCCCGGCATGGTCATCCACCCAGTGGCCACCTATCTTGGATACGTCGGTTTCGCCGTGCCCTTCGCCTTCGCCGTCGCCGCCCTGACCCTCGGGTCCCGGCCGGGGGCCGCCGCGGCCAGAGCCGCCTGGGTCAAGCTGACTCGCAAGTGGACCCTGTCGGCCTGGCTCTTCCTGTCCATCGGGATCCTCACCGGGATGCAATGGGCCTACGTCGAGCTGGGCTGGGGCGGCTACTGGGCCTGGGATCCGGTCGAGAACGCCTCGCTGATCCCCTGGCTGACCGGCACCGCCCTGATCCACTCGGTGATGATGCAAGAGCGGAAGGGGCTCTTCAAGTTCTGGAACCTGTCCCTGGTCACGGTGACCTTCCTCCTGACCATCTTCGGCACCTACCTCACCCGGAGCGACGTCCTGTCGTCGGTCCACGCCTTCGGCGACCGTCAGATGGGCTACTACTTCCTGGGCTTCCTCCTCCTGACGGTGGTCTTCTCCGTCGCCCTCGTCGCCGCCAGGCGGCGGGAGATGGTCGACGACCGGCCGGTCGAGGCCTACATCTCCAAGGAGACAAGCTTCCTGGCCAACAACGTGCTCCTGGCCGGCACCGCCTTCGTCGTCTTCTGGGGGACGATCTTTCCCGTCATCACCCGCAACCTCTTCGGCCGGGAAGTGGCCGTCGGTCCCGACTTCTACAACCGCCTCAGCCCGCCGCTGGGGCTGGCCATCGTCGTCCTGGCCGGGCTCTGCCCGCTGCTCGCCTGGCGCCGGGCCTCGCTGAAGAGCTTCCGGGACAACTTCCTCGTCCCGCTCGTCGCCGCCCTCGCCTTCATCGGGGTGGCGCTGATCCTGCGGCTGCGGCCGGTCGGGGCGATCCTGGCCTTCGCCGGCGGCCTGTTCGTGGCCGTCACCGTGGTCCTCGAGTTCGTCAAGGGGACGGCCGTCAGAGTCAGGTCGCACGGGGAAAACCCGCTGGCGGCCTTCATTCGCCTGACCACCCGCAACCGCCGCCGCCATGGCGGTTACCTGGTCCACCTGGCCGTGGCGGCGATCATCATCGGGATCACCGGGTCCAGCGCCTCCAGCATCTACAAGGCCGAGGCGACCCAGACCCTGACGCCCGGACAGAGCCTCACCGTCGCCGGGTATACGGTCACCTTCAAGCAGCTGCAGATGAGGGAAGCACCCAATCACCCCGGCGTCGTGCAGGTCTACGCCGACACCACCGTCGCCAAGGGCGGCCGTCAACTGGGCAACCTCGAGCCGATGAAGCTCTTCTATCCCAACCGCGAAGAGCCCGGAACCGACGTGGCCATCCTGGGCGGCCTGGGCCGCGACGTCTACGTTATCCTGGCCGGCTGGGACGAGAACACCGGCGCCGCTTCGCTCAAGGTGATGGTCAACCCGCTGGTCGCTTGGATCTGGGTCGGTGGCTACCTGCTCATCTTCGGGGCGGTCTTCGCCCTCTGGCCGCAGGCCCGCGGGGTCGAGGTGGCCGAGTACGAAGCCCTGAGGCGGCGGGCGGTGGGTCGGGCCCGGACCGGGGCCGGCGCCGCCGCAGCCACGGCCCCGTTCGGAGGTGACGGCCGGTGA
- a CDS encoding zinc ribbon domain-containing protein has protein sequence MIAILGLLFLVIASGVLIGLPLLVAGEDLSGEVGSGRGRSRAAAPVPAPDFAQLRDLEYDFRSGKMSREDYQAARADLGLARDGFDPRTTPGDGAEADLEAAIEAEAEAEAAIRAEAAGAQPAGAQPAATFCPNCGARLLRADQRFCHQCGSPAR, from the coding sequence GTGATCGCCATCCTTGGCCTCCTGTTCCTGGTCATCGCCTCGGGGGTGCTGATTGGGCTGCCCCTCCTCGTCGCGGGCGAGGACCTCTCGGGCGAGGTGGGGTCCGGCCGGGGCCGCTCCCGGGCGGCCGCGCCCGTCCCCGCGCCCGATTTCGCTCAGCTCCGCGACCTCGAGTACGACTTCCGGTCGGGGAAGATGAGCCGTGAGGACTACCAGGCGGCCCGAGCCGACTTGGGCCTGGCTCGAGATGGATTCGACCCGAGAACGACCCCCGGTGACGGGGCTGAGGCCGACCTCGAGGCGGCTATCGAGGCGGAAGCCGAAGCCGAGGCGGCGATTCGGGCCGAGGCCGCAGGGGCCCAGCCCGCAGGGGCCCAGCCCGCCGCGACCTTCTGCCCCAACTGCGGCGCCCGCCTGCTTCGCGCCGACCAGAGATTCTGTCACCAGTGTGGCTCGCCTGCCCGGTGA
- a CDS encoding copper ion binding protein has protein sequence MAETKKVIKVTGMSCNHCKMAVHKALSGLSGVQSVEVDLGTGNVAIDYDTDKVGVDDFRRAVTGAGYEVAG, from the coding sequence ATGGCTGAAACCAAGAAAGTCATCAAGGTCACCGGGATGAGCTGTAACCACTGCAAGATGGCCGTCCACAAGGCCCTCTCCGGCCTCTCCGGCGTCCAGAGCGTCGAGGTCGACTTGGGGACCGGCAACGTTGCCATCGACTACGACACCGACAAGGTCGGCGTGGACGACTTCCGCCGGGCCGTGACCGGCGCCGGCTACGAAGTCGCCGGCTGA
- a CDS encoding CcmD family protein: protein MPEASKALPYLFAAYTIIWVAVFAYTVSLGGRQRKLAQDLDLIKRAVEKRMGKAG, encoded by the coding sequence ATGCCTGAAGCCTCCAAAGCCCTGCCTTATCTGTTCGCCGCCTATACCATCATCTGGGTGGCCGTCTTCGCCTACACGGTCAGCCTCGGCGGCCGCCAACGCAAGCTGGCCCAGGACCTGGACCTGATCAAGCGGGCCGTCGAGAAACGGATGGGGAAGGCCGGTTGA
- a CDS encoding heme exporter protein CcmB has product MSFLGKVWLIAWKDLKAEFRTKEMISAMLIFALLVIAIFAFAFDPTREEVRIIFAGLIWVAFFFAGILGLNRSFAIEKNNDALHGLLLAPLDRSAIYFGKLVAGLIFMFVVEVVSLPLFIVMFNYAPTGSWLLAAAVIVLATFGFLAIGTFLAALTANTKASEILLPVILFPVVIPVVIAAVEATRGIFSGAPTADFITWFKVLGVYDLVFVAVPFLLFEYLLEV; this is encoded by the coding sequence ATGAGCTTCCTCGGCAAGGTCTGGCTCATCGCCTGGAAGGACCTGAAGGCCGAGTTTCGGACGAAGGAAATGATCAGCGCGATGCTGATCTTCGCCCTGCTGGTCATCGCCATCTTCGCCTTCGCCTTCGACCCGACCCGCGAAGAGGTCCGGATCATCTTCGCCGGCCTGATCTGGGTGGCGTTCTTCTTCGCCGGCATCCTCGGCTTGAACCGGTCCTTCGCCATTGAGAAGAACAACGACGCCCTTCACGGCCTGCTGCTGGCGCCGCTCGACCGCAGCGCCATCTACTTCGGCAAGCTCGTCGCCGGCCTGATCTTCATGTTCGTGGTTGAGGTCGTCTCGCTGCCCCTCTTCATCGTCATGTTCAATTACGCGCCGACCGGGTCGTGGCTCTTGGCCGCGGCGGTCATCGTCCTGGCGACCTTCGGCTTCCTGGCCATCGGGACTTTCCTCGCCGCCCTGACCGCCAATACCAAGGCCAGCGAGATCCTCTTGCCGGTGATCCTCTTCCCGGTGGTCATTCCGGTGGTCATCGCCGCCGTGGAGGCCACCCGGGGGATCTTCTCCGGCGCCCCGACGGCCGACTTCATCACCTGGTTCAAGGTCCTCGGCGTCTATGACCTGGTCTTCGTCGCCGTTCCGTTCCTGCTCTTCGAGTACCTGTTAGAGGTTTAG